In Prinia subflava isolate CZ2003 ecotype Zambia chromosome 8, Cam_Psub_1.2, whole genome shotgun sequence, the genomic window AAACCACCCGCTCACCCGCAGCCCCCAGCAGAGAACTCCAGCTGGGTGTAGAGAATCCTGGGTAGTAACACAGTGTTTTCCAGACGTGCACTACCGCAGCTACCTATCCATGTGTGATACTGTGaacctttttaattttttaatcatgtatttatttcttttatctttgCACAGAGACAGCacaaatgtgctttttaaaacatttagtttactgcacctttttttttttcttttttttttctttttcttttggtcaTATATTTGTGCATCAGAAAGGAGCATGAGACTTCACTGAAGAATGGGTAGGAGCACAttgctggggagggcagggagcagagtggCTTCAtgtgaggcagcagtgtggtCTGATCAACTGAGGGAGTCAGGAGATTTAAGGCTGTCCAGACTCTGCCACGGTTTTTCCAAGTGGCCCAAGGTGAGTCACTAAACCACTCTGTGCCTCGGTTTCCCCCGTGCTAATGGGTGCACAGTACCTGCTTCCGTTACAGCACTTAAACCCTGGGATGAAAGGTgctatgaaaatgaaatgtattaAAGGCCATGGAATAGAATTGCTCCCATGTTACCATAGTCCAAAGTAACCATGCCAATTCACTAGGATCCAAACTCTCTAGTGACTTCTCCTGTCTGTAACACTGTGCGGGGCAGCACACAGTTCCTGGTGACAGTGACATGGACTCCTCAGCTCTCCCCGAAGTCATGATGGGTTCCACCTTCAccctgtgctgcactgctgagccACCCCTCCCTCTGTGCTTGGAGTCCACACTTCATCTGACCGGCCGCCGCTGCTCCAGACCCGCGGGCATGGACACATGGGAGGTCCCAACCCCGGCCACGTTGGAGGGCAAATTCTCCACTCTGCCCAGCCCACGTGGGGCTTGTCCACACCCTGCATCCTCCTGGAGCCACTCAGCCCTTCTCGTGCTCATGGGTGTACCCTGGGGTCACGGACACTGGGTTCACACACCGCCTCTGCccctcagggcaggcagggagacaAGGGCACATCCACACACTGGAGGCAGGAACGggagcctggctctgccacggaattgtgccagccctgctgtgctcatGGACTCTTGGACAGAAAGCTGGGTGGCTGGGGTGTTGCCTGGGGTCACGACTGCTGGTGGAAATCCCTTCTGCGGGTGTCTGAGAGGGTTTGCTTTGCGAAGGCTACGGGCTATAGGTGAGAGAATTTTATGTCGCGGGGTAGTGTTCAGGCTCATCCATCAGCAGGATACATAGCATAGTCTGGAATCCAGCAATCCCATCCTCATCTcccagagagaaaacaggaaatcCTTTAGACCAGACGGAGACAGGTCTTGTTCGTGTGCTTTATGAACCTCGCTTGAGAAAGAGGGTTCAAATGTCTTTATTCCCTTTACAATCTTCACTGTCCTTGGGATTCCATGTAGCGGGGTGGGGAAGCGGGACCCTGCTCTCTCAGGCCTCAGTCCCCACAATCTGTCTTCACAGTAGCACTCAGGAGCAGTTATGTTGGGCCCCAGAAGGTAGCTGGCCTGATGGGAAGCTCTTCCTTCTGTATTGTACTGAACGTAGTGAGAATCTTCAGGAATTGATGGTTTTTTCTTGCACAGAATACAGGACCTGgacttcccttccctgcctgtaGATGCAGAAGGCTGTGAGTTGTGCTTCTTGGGAGCACAGTCTGGGGATTGTGCAAGTTGCTGCTGTTCATGTATCCATGTATTTACCAAACAGTCTATCAAAAGTCTCTCAAGAACTGTCCTCTTTCTGTTGCTGCTTGGCAGCTCattctcccagctgcagctcctgccccatgTGCCACCTGCGGGGCGCTGCAAGCTGGGGGAGCTCAGGGGTTGATGGAGGGGAATGGGAGCTGTGCAATACCTACAGCTTCACCTGTGTTTGGGCTCAAGGCAAGGGGCTTCAAAAAGCTAAAAATTCAAcctccttttcttccagcaGTGTGTATAGAACAGCCAGAGGGAGACACATCCCTGTTGcagctgctgggtgctgtgctggaggagggggGGTCTGTAGGGGAACTGGGGTGGGCTCGAGCTGTTCTGGCCCaaggccctgccctggggccaccTCAGTCAGGGGCTGGAGGGTTTGGCTTTATAGGGACTTTGCAGCCACCTGAAATCAAGCATCTTTTTTGAGATGGTTTAAGCATCATTGATGGAGATTTTATTCCTTCCCCTCATTTCTAGGGGGTCCCTAAATTTGCTTGGCCTCTGTGCAGGGAGTGTCCCAGAGAATGAGCCTtgtgagctggagctgggcatgGGTCCTGAGGGGGTGaacccagagctcctgcagcatgTTCAAAGAATTGTCTTCCCTTTTTGAGATGATCCTTGTGCAGTTCTGTAATGCTGGACCATTTGGAGCACGTCTGGATGGGGTGGGGTGGTCCTGTAAGAGGACAGGCAAAGGCTTAGAACAGCTTTGTCAAAGGGACAAGGAGGAACCTTCCTGTAGGCAGATGTtgatctgaaatggaaatggCCCCTGTTCAGGCTGGCACAGTCCCTGCTGTGTCacctcctgtcccagcagctcagtgctggggaactGTTCAGCCTTTGCTTCCCACGGAGGCTGAAAGGACCTTGGATTTTTAGAGCTCATTCTTGGCCACCTCTGCATGGaactgcaggggagcagcagaagcTCTGGAGCATGTCAGAggcactgccagtgctgcctgGGCAGGAACAGCACTTACCCATGAAAAAGAGCAGCCTTGGTCTGAGTGTTCCTCCATCTGCACTTCAGCTCTTTCTGGAACCTGAGTTGCTGTTCTCTGCCAGGCTCTTGAAAATGAGCCAGCAGGTGCTGTCCGGGCTCTCCATTATCAAAGGAGGCACCATGAGTCTTGTATCTGAGATCTGACCCTGCAGGACAGCCCCTTCCCACATAGGTCTGTGTGCCACTGCTGTCCTTCATCCCCATCGTCCCAGCCGGGATCTCAGACTCTGCGGGACATACCCTGACCATTgcctggtgctggggctgcaggtgagtgctccctgccaggtaaggggctggcaggagaaaAGGGGCATCTCTGTCCCTGAGTTTGCAGTCTGGCTCCTGTAAAGGCTCTGGGGCAAACCCAGGAGCTCATAGAGAGACCCTCAACGCGCAGAGGGGATGCAGCTTTTGCCTGCCACCGCCTCTCTGGCCACGTGTGCCGAAATTGCACTCTGGGGAGTTCTTTAGTGAAGCCAGAGCACTCACAGGCCTTGATCCAAGGCAGGCAGAGGTGTTTGCAGGGCTCCACATCGCCCACCGCATTCCCCCTCTCGTTCCCAGCCACTGCTCCAGTGCTTCCCGAATGGACAGGGAGAAAGCCAAGGCTGAGGCACCTTGGGTCATGACTGAGGGTTTTTCTGTCCATGTCTACATGCGCCAGGTCTGTCCTGGTGGCTGGCCTTGTCCCCACGCGTGTCCCGGGGGATGTCCCCGTGGACGTCTCTGTTCCCACACATGCACCGTGTGCTCAATGTACGGCAGAGGGGCCGCGGACGCTGCGACCGGACGGGCAGGCCGGTGTTGGGGTGTTATCCCGTCTCTGTTCCGGGGACTCGAGGCCTGGGcgctttttttcttttctcgGTTGTTTTGAGGGGTTTTCCCCGCCTTCTCCGGGGAGCCCCTTTCCAGAGATGTGTACCCCGCTCTGATAAAGCGTTCTGCAGTCtgttctgtgctctgcagggtcTCCGTCTCCTCTGTGGGCGCCGcgcgggcacggcccggggcggggggaggggcgcggggcgggccgggcgcgAGCTGCCCCGCCCCACACAGGGCTGCCCTGCGCACGCCTGTCTGCGCCGGGGCCGCTGGTGGGGCGGGCTCTGCGCAGGCGGACGGCGGCAGCCCCAGGTACTGAGGCCCCGCGAGGCCCCGGGGCGGAGCCACCGCTGCCGATGGGCTCCGGGTCgcgcagcccggcccggggtgGCCGCTCGGAGCGGGAAAGGGACCGGGACCGagggagggagcggggccgcgATCGGGGGCGCTCGCGGTCCGGGAGTCGCGGGCGGCGGCACCGCAGTCGGAGCAAGAGCCGGAGTCGGGGCCGACGCCGGGAGCCGAGCTCGGGGTGAGTGAGCACCTGGCGCTGTGCTGTGGGGAAGCGGGGCTGGTGTGCCGGGACCCGCGCGGCTCCAACCGGCCGCTGTCCCCACCCTCGGACCCGGCGGGGGACGGGAGAGCCTGCTCGGTCCCGCCGATCTCGGGCAGCGCCGGGTCGAGGGGTCGGTCCCGGGCGCTGTCCGTGACACCGGGGCGATCAGGGGTGGGGGTGCAGGTATCCTTCGCTGTCTCGGCTCTGCCGGTGGCGCCGGTGCTGGGCCGGGCTCCCCTGCGGCGCAGAGACGCTCCGTGCCCGTCACGGCCGCGGCCGCCTCCCTCTGAAGCCCGGCTGTGTCCCCCCAGCTCGGATTCCGGCGATGAGAGACAAAaatggaagaagaagaaaagaagcagcagccgGGACCGGCACCGTAAGGACCGGAGGAAACAGCGCTCACGGtcccggggccgctcctccgGCTCCAGCCCGGAGCACGGGCGGGACAGGGCAGCGCGGAGCCGGGAGCGGCGCCGCAGGAGGGATGGATCCAAGTCCTCCGTGTCCTCCGtcagctccccctccccgccgcgACCCCGGGGCCGCGAGGAGCcggggcagcagctgagcctgcaGGAGCGGCTGAGGCTgagagaggagaagaagaaacagGCGGCTCTGCTGAAGGCCCTGGAGACGCCCGAGGAGAAGCGAGCACGGAGGTTAGCCAAGAAGGAGGCCAAGGAGAGAAAGAAGCGGGAGAAGATGGGCTGGGGTGAGGAGTACATGGGCTACACCAACACCGACAATCCCTTCGGGGACAACAACCTGCTGGGCACATTCATCTGGAGCAAGgtgagctctgctctgtccctaCAACCAAATGGAACAGGCAGGGGGAGTCAGGGAGATATGTGCCTTAGGTGAGGTCTGTGTCCAGGGCAAGGAGATAAGAAGATGGGTCGAGGGCAGGAGAAGGtcttggagctgctgggagctccagGCTGAGTGCTGAGTATTATTTACTGGGTCAGGGACATGGAGATGTTAGTGGGAAAGCAGCACTTCTGCTATAGGAATGTCAGGGAGCTGGGTTAGGGAGAAGGcatgggaggagaggaggctcTGGGGCTCCAGAGCTCCAGAGCTCCTTGCAGTGGCTACAaaggctccaagagagctggagaggaatttTACAGGGACCTGGAGGTGCAGGACAAGGGAAGTGGCTTCCCCCTGCCAGAAGGCCAGGTTAGGTGGgatgttgggaaggaattgttggctgtcagggtggggaggccctggcacactgctcagaaaagctgtggTAGCTCCTGGATCCCTAGAAGTTCCtaaggccagcttggatgggacttggagcaatctggtgtagtggaaggtgtccctgccgtggaAGGAggtagaacaagatgatctttaaggtcctttccctCATGAGTCTGTGATACCGTTGTGCTGACACTCACCTCACTAGGCCAAGTGGGCTATGTGGGCTGAGCCTGGGTTTGCTGAGGGGCTTCAGGAGCAACATTTGAGTGATTTAGGGACCTTCAACAGGATCAGTCCTcactggagcagcagaaatggATGAATGCAGTAGAATTTGGTGGccagtgaggggctgtggaggTCCTTAGGTTCCACAGCTTCCCTTGGCCATTCTGTTTAAGGcactggaaaagaaagggaTCAGCCATCTGGATGAGAAGGACCTGAAGGAGAGGAACAAGCGAATCCAGGAGGACAATcgcctggagctgcagaaggtggGATAAGATGTCCTTTCCATGTCACTGTCTGACAGAGAGCCCTGGTTACAGCCTGGTTCTCTCTATCCCTTACTGGGAAGtccccattttcttctcttgggTGTGTTCAGTGTGTTGGATTGTGGGGGCCATAGAACAGCTTCTGCTGTTCCTTTGGGGAAGAAACCTCTTCTGTTGGGGTTGAGCCCAGGAGGTGCTGAGGAAGACAATGCCAGGTCACAGCACTGAGGCACTCAGTTGTGCCTCTGTCCCCTGTCTcgcacagggctggcagtgagccCAGGATACCTTGCCCTGCTCGCTCCCTGCTCGCCAGGAGCAAGGGCTGATGGCAGGAGCCAAggtggctcagggacagctcaTGTCATGGCTGTGTCCTCAAGTAGGTGTCTGTAGTGTCTGCACAGTGGCCCATCCACAGTGGCCTCACAGCTCTGTCACCCTGGGCAGGTGAAGCAGCTGCGCCTGGAACGGGAGCGGGAAAAAGCCATgcgggagcaggagctggagatgctgcagcGGGAGAAAGAGGCAGAGCACTTCAAAacctgggaagagcaggaggacaACTTCCACCTGCAGCAGGCCAAGCTGCGGTAGGTGTGCATCTGCTCAGAGCCaggcctggcagggagcagaggataGCACTGCTCAGTGTTCCCCACTGTCCATCTGTTCTTCTCTCTTCACCAGGTCTAAGATCCGAATTCGGGATGGGAGGGCAAAACCCATTGATCTTCTGGCCAAGTACATCAGCGCAGAGGATGATGACCTGGCCGTGGAGATGCATGAGCCCTACACCTTTTTAAATGGCTTGACTGTCTCTGACATGGAGGACCTGGTGGAGGACATCCAggtgcctgctctgctgcccctctgcctgggctcagggcttctctgccagctctgctttcctgcccATGGTGGGGAGCAGGTGCCTGATGTGTCTCCTGTCTGCAGGTGTACATGGAGCTGGAGCAAGGGAAGAACGTGGACTTCTGGAGGGACATGACCATCATCACAGAGGATGAGATAGCCAAGCTCCGCAAGCTGGAGGCCTCTGGGAAAGGAGGACCaggtgagcagagcctggtaTGGGTGTTGGAGACTGTGAGTGGTGTGTCCCGTAGGGCACAGGGTCTGCCACGTGTTCTCAGGCTCAGAGAGGCTCTCTTGGACCTGCTGGATGGAGGCAGTGGGTCTGGCAGCTGTCCCTGGCCGGGGTCCAGCCTCCTGCTGTCGGCAGAACCGGGCTGAGTGCAGCTGAGTGCCCGGAGACTGACCAGCTGCCCTCACCTGTCCAGGGGAGCGTCGGGATGGTGTCAACGCCTCGGTCAGCTCCGATGTGCAGTCTGTGTTCAAGGGGAAGACATACAACCAGCTGCAAGCTCTGTACCAGGGCATTGAGAGCAAGATTCGGGCGGGAGGGCCCAACCTGGACATCGGGTACTGGGagagcctcctgcagcagctgaaggctTACATGGCTCGGGCCAGGTGAGAGCAGAGAGTGGGGGCAGTGCAgaccctgctgtgggcagagctggggaggcaTAAACCCAGTTGgtggagggaaggggggagggtGTTCTACCTTTTCTGAGATGGATGGTTTTCaagagggcagcagcacaggacacGCAGTCCTTTCTGCAGTGGTGATGTTTAGTGATGTCTCCAAGAGGGAACTGAACTGGGGCTTATTCAGCCCAAAGCCATCCAAGCCCAGCAGGTTTCTGCCCATGGAGGCTGGTGTCACAGCTTTGGGCAGTGGGAGTGAGGCGACTCTGCTGGGCAGGACCCGAcggctcctctcctctctcagGTTGCGGGAGCGGCACCAGGACGTGCTGCGTCAGAAGCTGTACAAGCtgaagcaggagcagggtgtgGAGAGTGAGCCACTCTTCCCCATCATCAAACAGGAGCCGGCTTCTCCCAGCGACAGGTGAGCAAACACCTGGGTCTATCCCCGGGCACAAAGGCAGTCCTGTGCCCTCACCCTtcccaaggcagagctgaggtgcGCAGCAGCGAGGGTACCATCCCCGTCCCAGTCCTCTCTTCTCCCTTACATGCAGGCTGGATCCTGAGGAGAGCCttgaggcacagccagggccatCCTCAGagccagaggcagagcaggacacggaGGCCAAGGGAGAGGCGGAAGGAGAGGCCGTGCTGATGGAGGAGGATCTGatccagcagagcctggatgACTACGACGCGGGCAAGTACAGCCCCCGGCTGCTGGGCCCCAACGAGCTGCCCTTCGATGCCCACGTGCTGGAGGCCGAGGAGGACACGCACCGGCTGCTGCTCCTgcgccagcagctccaggtgacAGGTGAGGTGTCAGCTTTGCAGCCTGCCTGGCATGGAGGGTGTACAGTGATTGGGGGTGCAGGGCTGAAAGGGACACTGCCCTTGGGAAAGGGCAAGAGCTAGATCTGGGGCAGGCCCCCAGAGCTGACCTGGCAGAGGATTGGCCCTGGAGCAAAGGGCACTGTggcctgggcaggagcagagagatagtgctgaggctgctggtgCTCCCTGGGGGACCTGCTCAGTACCACCAAGGTGTTTGGGTGCAGACTGGCAGGAAGGGTGTTTTGGTTGAGTTTTCCAGCATAATTCAGCCCACTGCCCACTcagagcctgcagggcagcccgTGCATTCCCCTGTCCAGTTCTGCATCTTCTGCACGGCTGCTCCTTCTCTTTGCATGCCTTGGAGCAGTGTTGCGTGGCCCGGGcctggctggcactgcagaACCTGATGTCACCTCTCCTCCACTACAGGTGATGCTTCTGAGAGCACCGATGACATCTTTTTCCGTAAGGCCAAGGAGGGCATGGGCGCGGACGAGGCACAGTTCAGTGTGGAGATGCCGCTCACGGGCAAGGCCTATCTGTGGGCTGACAAGTACCGGCCCCGCAAGCCCCGCTTCTTCAACCGTGTGCACACAGGCTTCGAGTGGAACAAGTACAACCAGACCCACTACGACTTCGACAACCCCCCACCCAAGATCGTGCAGGGCTATAAGTTCAACATCTTCTACCCCGACCTCATTGACAAGCGCTCGACGCCCGAGTACTTCCTGGAGGCCTGCCAGGACAACAAGGACTTTGCCATCCTGCGCTTCCATGCCGGGCCACCCTATGAGGACATCGCCTTCAAGATCGTCAACAGGGAGTGGGAGTATTCCCACCGCCACGGCTTCCGCTGCCAGTTTGCCAACGGCATCTTCCAGCTCTGGTTCCACTTCAAGCGTTATCGTTACCGCCGGTGAGGGGCTGTTCAGCGCCCTCGGACACCTgtcagggtgggcaggggctcccatcccacagcacagacactgctccGTGGATGTCCCCAAGGCCTGGCCCAGCACTGGGCATGTTCCTGGGACTTTTCTCTGTCTTTGCATCTATCATGAAGGACCCTGAGACTTaagtataaataaaataaggGTTGTTTTAGCCCTGAGATCCTGGGCATGGGCACCCCCACTGCTCCTGCATGACATCGTCAGCCAGTACCAGACTGGGCTGGCATTGGGAACTCTCTTGGGGACTAGGTATGCTTGGGGTGGGGTGTTCTCACCCCTGTGTCTCAGGGGTCTGTTACCCCATCCCCACAGAGTTGGTCCCGTGTGCTCCTTGCCCCACTCTAGCCCCCTCCCAATCCCAACACCTCCCCTTACCAGTGCCAGACcagtccagctgctgctccccagctggaGTCACAGGACCCCTGACTTCAGCAGCCTAGCGCTGCCCTGTGTCTTGCTTCCTTGAGGGGCCCTTCACATTCCCCGGGGCCCCATTCCTGGCACGTCCTCCCCTGGGAtctgccttccccagcctgggagcacTGCCACATCCTTCAGTCCTGGCTGTGGCATGGGAGGCTTTAGTGCTGCCAGACGCCTGCTCTGATGGAGCGGAGGAGAGGGATACTGGTTGGGATATTTCCTTACAGGGGAAAATCCGGATTCCAGAGCCTGCGGTCCCTCCCACAGCATGCCTGTGAggctttccctgccctgggcaagAAGCAGCTGCATTCCCCAGTATCCTGTTGATGAGTTGGGGGGTCCAGAGGACCTCTAGTGATCTTCAGATGGGTTTGGGGCACCTTAGGGGCACTTCCGGCACTTCAAGGTTGAGCTGGGACTCACTGGTGTTGGTCCCACCAGATGATGACCATGGGCACAGCCACACTCCTCTGGGATCACCCCACATGGCTCCATGCCCACAAGCCCCCAAACCCCAGGGTATGTCCAcccaggcaggcaggatggGATGCTGGTGAGTagtgcccaggggtgcaggagACCTCTGCCCCGGCTTCACGGAGAGGTCATTTCCTGCCTCCATCCATGCTCTCCCCAGTACAGGCCCATGGTGCAGGGACTTAGGGggctgcccagctccctcagcacaaGGCAGAGGCAACCCTGCTGTGCAGGGGCCTCCAAGGGCTTGGGAGTTGCCCCATAGCTCAGGGAAGTTGCCTtgtcctgctcctggctccaCTGGCTCTGCTAGCAGGATCCAGTCCCAGAGCCATTGTGGGAGCTGGTGTTGAGGAGGCTCCCATGCCTGCCCTGGCCATCCACACTTGTGGGGCTTGTCCTGCCTGCAGATTGGGGTGGGGGACCCCAGCTGCCTTGGTTCTGCACATGGATaccccctccccttcccaccaGACatccccagggccagcagctgcaccGGACATATTCCCTGGCCTCTCCTTCCTGTGAGttatttccagctgctgcctgtgcagggaggTTTCAGGGCTTAGTGCAGGAAGTGAGTGAAGGCCTTGCCAGGGAGGaggaaaccagaaaaaaacccaaaccccaaagctggTAGTTCGTGCCCTCCTTGCTCAGCTGCCAGGCAGTCTCCCTCCCCATAGcccatccctctccttcctAGACAAACACACAGGTGGGGGAACTCCCCCAAAAAGTCACTGAATCTCCAGCTGGAACAGGGTCTATGTCTTCTTCCAGACACTGCGTTTCACTGCACGTCTGACTCCAGGCCCTGGATGGGGTCACTGAGCAGGCACAGGAGCCTGAGCCCcgagagctgctgcagcctcggGCCATGTGCCGGGGCTGGATCCGCCTGAAGCCCCTGACGGCTTTTTCCCGAGCTGGCTGCTCTCAGTGCTTCTAGTCTACATCTCCCCTGCGTTTCGGGGGAAGCTGCCACGGTGCAGACCCGAGCCGCGCAGGGGCACACAGCGGCTGGGCCGGTTCGTGCCCGGGCGGGGCAGTCGGGTGGAGCTGCCCCGTGTCCCATCATCCGT contains:
- the CACTIN gene encoding splicing factor Cactin isoform X1; translated protein: MGSGSRSPARGGRSERERDRDRGRERGRDRGRSRSGSRGRRHRSRSKSRSRGRRREPSSGSDSGDERQKWKKKKRSSSRDRHRKDRRKQRSRSRGRSSGSSPEHGRDRAARSRERRRRRDGSKSSVSSVSSPSPPRPRGREEPGQQLSLQERLRLREEKKKQAALLKALETPEEKRARRLAKKEAKERKKREKMGWGEEYMGYTNTDNPFGDNNLLGTFIWSKALEKKGISHLDEKDLKERNKRIQEDNRLELQKVKQLRLEREREKAMREQELEMLQREKEAEHFKTWEEQEDNFHLQQAKLRSKIRIRDGRAKPIDLLAKYISAEDDDLAVEMHEPYTFLNGLTVSDMEDLVEDIQVYMELEQGKNVDFWRDMTIITEDEIAKLRKLEASGKGGPGERRDGVNASVSSDVQSVFKGKTYNQLQALYQGIESKIRAGGPNLDIGYWESLLQQLKAYMARARLRERHQDVLRQKLYKLKQEQGVESEPLFPIIKQEPASPSDSPLFSLTCRLDPEESLEAQPGPSSEPEAEQDTEAKGEAEGEAVLMEEDLIQQSLDDYDAGKYSPRLLGPNELPFDAHVLEAEEDTHRLLLLRQQLQVTGDASESTDDIFFRKAKEGMGADEAQFSVEMPLTGKAYLWADKYRPRKPRFFNRVHTGFEWNKYNQTHYDFDNPPPKIVQGYKFNIFYPDLIDKRSTPEYFLEACQDNKDFAILRFHAGPPYEDIAFKIVNREWEYSHRHGFRCQFANGIFQLWFHFKRYRYRR
- the CACTIN gene encoding splicing factor Cactin isoform X2 translates to MGSGSRSPARGGRSERERDRDRGRERGRDRGRSRSGSRGRRHRSRSKSRSRGRRREPSSGSDSGDERQKWKKKKRSSSRDRHRKDRRKQRSRSRGRSSGSSPEHGRDRAARSRERRRRRDGSKSSVSSVSSPSPPRPRGREEPGQQLSLQERLRLREEKKKQAALLKALETPEEKRARRLAKKEAKERKKREKMGWGEEYMGYTNTDNPFGDNNLLGTFIWSKALEKKGISHLDEKDLKERNKRIQEDNRLELQKVKQLRLEREREKAMREQELEMLQREKEAEHFKTWEEQEDNFHLQQAKLRSKIRIRDGRAKPIDLLAKYISAEDDDLAVEMHEPYTFLNGLTVSDMEDLVEDIQVYMELEQGKNVDFWRDMTIITEDEIAKLRKLEASGKGGPGERRDGVNASVSSDVQSVFKGKTYNQLQALYQGIESKIRAGGPNLDIGYWESLLQQLKAYMARARLRERHQDVLRQKLYKLKQEQGVESEPLFPIIKQEPASPSDRLDPEESLEAQPGPSSEPEAEQDTEAKGEAEGEAVLMEEDLIQQSLDDYDAGKYSPRLLGPNELPFDAHVLEAEEDTHRLLLLRQQLQVTGDASESTDDIFFRKAKEGMGADEAQFSVEMPLTGKAYLWADKYRPRKPRFFNRVHTGFEWNKYNQTHYDFDNPPPKIVQGYKFNIFYPDLIDKRSTPEYFLEACQDNKDFAILRFHAGPPYEDIAFKIVNREWEYSHRHGFRCQFANGIFQLWFHFKRYRYRR